Below is a genomic region from Marinobacter salarius.
GGCAATGGGGACTCCGAAGGCGAGCTTGGCCATTCGTGTAAAGCGGTCAAATCGCTCCTCCCGTGGTGTATCAAGCAGGTGGGTGCGCTTCAGAGCAAGAAGTCGTACTGCCTCATTGAATGGACTTTCGGGTGTTTTCATCGGTCCGTTTCCTTGTCAGCGTTGCTCAGCAGTGCGTCCCGCGATGCCGGGATATCGACCCAGAAATGCGCGCCCTTGTTATTGTAGTAGCCAACACCCGCGTTCATCAGTTTTGCCAATTCCGCACAAATGGCAAGCCCCAGCCCAGTGCCCTTTACCGAACGGGTGGTACCGGTTTCGGCCTGGGCGAATCGTTTGAACACGCTGTCGGCAAAGGAATCCGGTACGCCGGAGCCCTGGTCACTGACGGTGATTCGCACGCAGTCTGCCGAGTGAAGCCCGGCGCTTATCCTGACCACCCCCTCCTGGGGCGAGAATTTGATGGCGTTGCTGACGTAATTGTCCAGAATCTGCCTCAGCCGGTGTTTGTCGCAGAGCAGGGGCGGCAGATCTCCGCTGTCTGACACGAGCCGGACCTCGTGTTCGGCTGCCATGGTGTTGTTGTCCTCTACGGCGCCTTGCAATATCGGTTGGATGGCTTCATTTTGGATTCGCACCTTGAGACTGCCATCGGACAGTTTGTTGAAATCAAGCAAATCCGACACCAACAACTGCAGGCGCTCTCCATTTCTCAGTGCAAGGTGTGCCATTTCCTGGCTTTTGTCGTTGAGCTGCCCGGTTACGCCGGAAGTCAGCAGCTTCAATGCCCCGGTCAACGAGGTGAGCGGTGTGCGAAGCTCGTGACTGACGGAAGACATGAAGTAATCTTTGAGCCGGCCCAGGTTGTCCCTCTCTTCCAGCAGTTGGTTGAAGGCTCTGGACAGATTGCTGACCTCGGGAATGCCGGATTCTTTCAGCCGCATGGCGGAATCCGGGTTTTCGGCCATGCGCCGAATGCGCCCCGTCATTCGGTCAAGTGGTGACATGGTGGTTCTGACCAGCAGAAAACTCACGGCGGCGATGGCAAGGGTAATCAGCAGGCTGATGTTGAAAAACTGAATAAACGACTGCCGGGCTGGCGTGGTTGCCTGCTCATAAGGTACGGCACGAACGAATACCCATCCCAGCCGCTGCAGGTGCTTGGTCGCGTATATCAGCAGCTGGCCCTCCTGACCACTGACCTGTCCGAAGGTAATGCCGGATAACGCTGCGTCTGTCAGGGCGTCTGCGCCAGGGTCTGGCAGGGGTTCGATATTCTGCGAGCCCCTGCCGGAGTCAACGTACAGAAAGTTCTCCGTGTCGATGATCCTCTCGATACCCCGAGAACCACCGAAGCCCCTGTGGCGATTTTCCGGCAGCAGGCTGGTTTTGCCCAGGTCCAGGGTGCCACCAGCGAATCCAAGCAAGTCGCCATCGTCGGTTTCGATGGGTGCCAGAAACGACAGTAGGGGCCTGCCTGTCGTCCGTCCGATGATGGGTTTGCTGACGATGGGGCGTCGGGCTTCCAGGGCTTCCTGAAAGTGGGGGCGATCCAGGTAACAGGTTCCAATACGTTTTGGAACGTAAACATTTTCCGCTACAGCGCACCCTTCGTCATCGAAAATGAGAAGCGCCGCCGGGAACAGATCCTGGAGCGTCATCTGGCGAGCCAGCGCGGTAGAGAGATCAGTTTGGTCGGGAAGGCGGTCGTTGTCGGCCAACTGCGACGCAAACGCCGACAGGGAGTTCAATCGAAGCTGAAGTTTTTGGTCGACCTGCTCTGAGGTTCGTGCAGCTTCGAGAATCTGGCGTTGGGTGAGCAGGTCTTCGAAGTCCTGCACCAGGGCCTGGTAAGCGATCGCAATAATGGCCGAAACGGTTGCGAGGCTGCCGATGACGATGATGATAGCCACCCGGCTGCTAAGGGAAAGCGATTTGCGCGACCGCAATGAAGTTCCTCACTGTTGCGTTTTAGCGGATAATGTTCTGTGATGGACGAAGGTTAGCCTAATTCACCCGGTTATATTAGTAAAAATTCGAGGCGCTAGATCTCTTATGGGTAAAGATCCAACAACGGATATTGCGGATAAACTCGCCCACTTGCGCCTGAGTTTTCGTGGCAAGGCGGAGGGAGAACTCGATCAGTTGAGCGAAGTTGCTTCGAAGGTTACCGGGGGGGATCAGAAGCAGCGCCTGTTGCGTGAAGATGTGATGTCGGCCTACCAGCTACTTCATCGTCTGGCCGGTTCTGCGGGAACCTTCGGTTACACCAGGTTGGGGGCGGAGGCCCGTAGGCTGGAACAACGCCTTAAGCCATTGACTGAACGAGACGCCAGCAATGGCGATACCAAACTGGTGGTTCCCGCTGAGGAACATCAAAAAACTATAGATACGCTTGTGCAAGCTGGGCGATTGCGTGCTCTGCTGGATGAACCCGTGGTGCCTGCCATCCCTAGTGTCAGCAATTCTGAGTGGTTGAAGGGTAACCATGGCCTGCCAGTCTCTGATATTCATGTTGTTCTGTGCGGACTGTCAGAGGGGTCGCAGGTCTTTCTCGAGTACGCACTCTCAAACTACGGTTTTTCGGTATCGCGTCAGGAGGTCACCGCTCTGTCGTTCAGCCAGGCGCATGAGATGACAATGGTCCTGACCAGTGAAGACGGGCTTTCCGACGTATCCTCGGCGCTTAATTCGCTTTTCGGAAACGAGGAGTCACTGAAGCCTCCGCTGATTTGCGTGGGACGCAGCGACGACTTCCGCGACCGGTATGCCTTGGCCGATAAAGGGGCGGATGCACTGTTTCACGAGCCAATTGATATAACCATGCTGGCGGAAGGTATTGAGCGTCTGGTTAGCGAACAGAGCAGGACAGTCTCCGGGAAAATCCTGATCCTGGATGACGATGAAGACCTGGCGGAGCACTATCGGGCGGTTTTGGAGGCTGCTGGCTTTATCGTTCGCGCGATCAGTGATCCGGAAACGGTTCTGTCTGAACTCTCGGAATTCTTCCCGGACATAATGCTGCTGGATGTTCTTATGGGCGCGTATTCCGGGCCGACGGTGGCAAAGCTGATTCGCTTCGACCCGGAATGGGTAAGCCTGCCGATCATTTATCTTTCGTCTGAGCAGGATAAGCAGGTTCAGCTCGACGCTATGGCAAAAGGCGCTGATGAGTTCCTGACCAAGCCCATGTCCGACAGCCATCTGGTACGTGCCGCTCAGATTCGCTGCTATCGCGCCCGTCAACTTAACGAGTTGTTGATACGAGACAGCCTTACAGGCCTGCTGAAGCATTCGTTCATCAAACAGGAAGTAGAGAAGGAGCACGCCCGCTGCAAGCGACTGTCGCACTGCTCGGTCGTTGCTATGCTTGATCTGGATCATTTCAAAAAGGTGAATGATCAGCATGGCCACCGAACAGGTGACGTTGTCATCAAGGCGCTTGCCAGTCTGCTCAAGCGGCGCTTGCGCTCAACTGACCTGATCGGACGATACGGCGGGGAGGAATTTGTGGTGGTATTGCCAGAGTGTACAACGCAGGAAGGGCAGTCGGTTATGAACCAGATCTGCCATGCGTTTTCGGACCAGCTATTCACCAAT
It encodes:
- a CDS encoding diguanylate cyclase, producing the protein MGKDPTTDIADKLAHLRLSFRGKAEGELDQLSEVASKVTGGDQKQRLLREDVMSAYQLLHRLAGSAGTFGYTRLGAEARRLEQRLKPLTERDASNGDTKLVVPAEEHQKTIDTLVQAGRLRALLDEPVVPAIPSVSNSEWLKGNHGLPVSDIHVVLCGLSEGSQVFLEYALSNYGFSVSRQEVTALSFSQAHEMTMVLTSEDGLSDVSSALNSLFGNEESLKPPLICVGRSDDFRDRYALADKGADALFHEPIDITMLAEGIERLVSEQSRTVSGKILILDDDEDLAEHYRAVLEAAGFIVRAISDPETVLSELSEFFPDIMLLDVLMGAYSGPTVAKLIRFDPEWVSLPIIYLSSEQDKQVQLDAMAKGADEFLTKPMSDSHLVRAAQIRCYRARQLNELLIRDSLTGLLKHSFIKQEVEKEHARCKRLSHCSVVAMLDLDHFKKVNDQHGHRTGDVVIKALASLLKRRLRSTDLIGRYGGEEFVVVLPECTTQEGQSVMNQICHAFSDQLFTNNGVSLSVTLSVGIASLSSFGSGSDALNAADQALYERKEAGRNGVTIFHQG
- a CDS encoding sensor histidine kinase; protein product: MRSRKSLSLSSRVAIIIVIGSLATVSAIIAIAYQALVQDFEDLLTQRQILEAARTSEQVDQKLQLRLNSLSAFASQLADNDRLPDQTDLSTALARQMTLQDLFPAALLIFDDEGCAVAENVYVPKRIGTCYLDRPHFQEALEARRPIVSKPIIGRTTGRPLLSFLAPIETDDGDLLGFAGGTLDLGKTSLLPENRHRGFGGSRGIERIIDTENFLYVDSGRGSQNIEPLPDPGADALTDAALSGITFGQVSGQEGQLLIYATKHLQRLGWVFVRAVPYEQATTPARQSFIQFFNISLLITLAIAAVSFLLVRTTMSPLDRMTGRIRRMAENPDSAMRLKESGIPEVSNLSRAFNQLLEERDNLGRLKDYFMSSVSHELRTPLTSLTGALKLLTSGVTGQLNDKSQEMAHLALRNGERLQLLVSDLLDFNKLSDGSLKVRIQNEAIQPILQGAVEDNNTMAAEHEVRLVSDSGDLPPLLCDKHRLRQILDNYVSNAIKFSPQEGVVRISAGLHSADCVRITVSDQGSGVPDSFADSVFKRFAQAETGTTRSVKGTGLGLAICAELAKLMNAGVGYYNNKGAHFWVDIPASRDALLSNADKETDR